In the Candidatus Poribacteria bacterium genome, one interval contains:
- a CDS encoding LamG domain-containing protein has product MLSHGIKMKKLAYLLAVAAFLMSCVLAHAVDPDKDLLIYLPFDEGKGNTAEDVGPNGFVGDIKNAKWVEGISGQALQFKGGSVNFDPLKIDQPKEMTIEFWFKPDDKIDGGGRIDLLYRLQGGGRPHVTFNRGGILFGYYFATQGVELPIHTNHDVFEPEWYYFVGTQSKQTGWMYINGELDNETDAGGDARMDFGTQGMCIAASQGNANFFNGMIDEFKMWSVAFTADDVKASMEQTLAVQAEGKLATTWGKLKSGSDGFRF; this is encoded by the coding sequence ATGCTTTCACATGGAATAAAAATGAAAAAATTAGCATATCTTTTGGCGGTTGCAGCGTTTTTGATGAGTTGTGTACTCGCTCACGCAGTTGATCCGGATAAGGATTTACTTATCTATTTACCTTTTGATGAGGGGAAAGGGAACACGGCGGAAGATGTTGGACCTAATGGATTTGTTGGTGATATAAAGAACGCAAAATGGGTGGAGGGAATCTCTGGTCAAGCACTCCAGTTTAAGGGCGGGAGCGTCAACTTTGACCCACTCAAAATTGATCAACCCAAAGAAATGACGATTGAATTCTGGTTCAAACCGGACGATAAAATTGACGGGGGTGGTCGCATCGATCTGCTCTATCGTTTGCAAGGTGGTGGACGACCTCATGTTACGTTCAACCGTGGTGGCATTTTATTCGGATACTACTTTGCGACCCAAGGTGTGGAACTACCGATACACACGAATCATGACGTGTTTGAGCCGGAATGGTATTACTTCGTCGGGACGCAGAGCAAACAGACTGGATGGATGTATATTAACGGGGAGCTTGATAACGAAACGGATGCCGGTGGGGATGCACGCATGGATTTCGGTACCCAAGGTATGTGCATCGCAGCGAGTCAGGGCAACGCCAACTTTTTCAATGGTATGATTGATGAATTTAAGATGTGGAGTGTCGCTTTCACTGCTGACGATGTCAAAGCCAGTATGGAACAAACCCTCGCAGTGCAAGCGGAAGGTAAGTTGGCAACGACATGGGGTAAGCTTAAATCCGGTTCTGATGGATTCAGGTTTTAA
- a CDS encoding DUF1080 domain-containing protein, translating into MRKLNIQWVYACICLSFMLIGHTAQAIRYEFDSDKEIADWELGPQATAEVKDGMLELTVAGGQNSGIYFGQENWTDYRMEVKARKLAGPYFHLFVRTQEPAVDFYFMEISYNSHTTSVFMFSGGAANEITGGPRPKRPDSKDDKGGDAYTIVFEVEGETLRTYIDGKLMVETQDKTYDEGRPGLGGRDSTVAYEYVEINGKGVPPTAVEPADKLATLWGELKSK; encoded by the coding sequence ATGAGAAAGCTGAATATACAATGGGTTTACGCGTGCATTTGCTTGAGTTTTATGCTAATTGGGCACACCGCACAAGCGATTCGTTATGAGTTTGATAGCGACAAGGAGATTGCGGATTGGGAGTTGGGACCGCAGGCAACCGCAGAGGTGAAAGACGGTATGCTTGAACTAACCGTTGCCGGTGGGCAGAATTCAGGTATCTACTTTGGGCAGGAAAACTGGACGGATTACCGAATGGAAGTCAAGGCACGGAAACTTGCTGGACCCTATTTCCATCTGTTTGTTCGGACGCAGGAACCCGCGGTGGATTTCTATTTCATGGAAATCAGTTACAACTCCCATACGACTTCGGTTTTCATGTTTAGTGGTGGTGCCGCAAATGAGATTACCGGTGGTCCGCGCCCGAAACGTCCCGATTCAAAGGACGACAAAGGGGGCGATGCATATACCATCGTCTTTGAAGTGGAAGGGGAAACCCTCAGGACCTACATTGATGGGAAATTGATGGTTGAAACCCAGGATAAAACCTACGATGAAGGTCGCCCCGGCTTAGGGGGCAGGGATTCAACTGTTGCGTATGAATATGTTGAAATTAATGGTAAGGGTGTCCCACCGACGGCAGTGGAACCTGCTGATAAATTAGCGACACTGTGGGGTGAATTGAAAAGTAAATAA
- a CDS encoding alpha-2-macroglobulin family protein — MAAKLPKNLSAKFENRNLLLKSLIGIIGLMSLLLAACIFYIVQGNVRAKTRYSVKTFTPQGEVPQWVDLSITFSEAIIDKSRVGTEVPAEALRFTPAVQGAARWIARDRVGFFLHAPLAPSTQYTVQLTPELNPSETFVLTGQKEFKFATDPFAVQQARMEFTADDVREHATGFGTIAFNYSVTIVDLKAHLSIALDDETEIPYQIETNTATARTIRFQTKRIKRGNADREIKIKIEKGFKCTGGKIGLEKASVTPVILRGRGTLGVTYSDVWESDGTPYISVSFSAPVFSDTIESYIELTPAVAYQVTSDYRNVQIHGNFKRRTTYTLKIRRGLTARNDAVLKQDYMTRLKIPDIRPQLRFLGDGFFLARKGHLNLGLATINVKRVKLNIEKVFANNLIYVSKLERWSRWSRNLGKPIHTEELDIPSQLNEEVTTPISLEEYLSDEHVGIFKVAVRNAERQWDSAHQWVLITDLGISAKRTEDRLYVWVKSLATGSPVPTARVKLISDNNQTLLEGTTNWAGYIEFTDVVEQTKDFTPFMITVAKRDDLAFIQLNRHEIATADFNIAGSTYLQKGYEAFLYTSRGVYRPGETVQLAGIVRGPKQRTPQPLPTRIEVVSPNGRIMRELRLQTNKSGACDVQIPIPDYALTGNYIVKMRIADRLVGRAQFQVEKFMPDRIKVAVTADKSTYKLGEELDIEASAMNLFGPPAVGRKVEASCELEVVPFVKKDTVLGTRATQWNSFAFGNAHSNFEKQRIGLGETKTDASGKAYYQFTIPETLKAPSLLNGILTATVSEAGGRSVTASHRVVIHPYSHYVGLRRTTTADAKINQPLRFDYIAVNNTMAVASGRNLKLSLHKIHWNTILRQNSDGRYKYVSEPQTTEVATVALTSAETVQTVTLTPSDYGEYRVRLEDLASTATAELGFYVGGWGNTPVSMEHPTRLELTLNKPAYRPGQTAKLYIKAPFPGTLLLTVEREKVLSYRTIVMKNNTITLSIPVRYAYRPNVYLSATLIRAIPTEGAVTDNKKSPLPARAFGVIPLKIDETRRRLAIQLSVNGHQLTDGLVRQDPSLTDNRELETDDSKEVTVLPNNEVTIAFQVHGRRSWQKYDVCIAAVDEGILALTDFKTPNPHNYFYRQRGLKTRSYDLYSGILPEIANVTDNSSTGGDTATTRAAELRKRLGTGSIRRIKPISLWSGFVQTDGNGRGTVQFKIPQFNGTLRLMAVAFAGGAYGGTEAYLTVREPIVLTPTFPRFLAGGDKIRVPVTLFNGTGAEGEFTVKLQASGDVRLLSASDANPIEMAPRGDSEKESRLQTLPTNTVDKLSIDQRVDAGTEAHVFFDILVQDAIGEASFNLSAQGNTQTTQLDVKIPLRSVAPPVTKTGQGVVRAGELIDFIFPSNLIPDSSEFSLTLSPFPNIRFADSLRYLIRYPHGCLEQTTSKVFPLLYFSDLARSVEPMLASEDSVDHYITSGIIKIESMLKSDDRFAYWPGGTYVNPWSSIYASHFLVEARKAGYEVSDRVYDAMLKGLKTQAKFSPNTEDDFRNSLGEAQKIRRKISLATYAAYVLAAAGHPDRGTMHYLKNRGLSGLSDYSHFQLAGAFGLSGELEIALSMLPVSVSPNFNKGNGHRETGGTLDSPIRAQAIMLDVLAEVNENHPSIPMLVQNLSEAASEGNRWATTQENAFAFLALGKILKKQMDKNYTGTLILNGQHFADFDATETRYTDKAWDGTRVQLSVKGDGSCYYYWSAFGVQRDSFIEEYEHELQVRRRYFNKDGEERTGTFTHRELIIAEVNVKALTANLENVVVVDMLPTGFEIENPLLESREGISWLKAQDFKPDYIDIRDDRLIFFGTFPRQRERKFYYALRAVTQGEFTLPPIVAEAMYDTTKSAVTGSMRIAVVAE, encoded by the coding sequence ATGGCAGCCAAACTTCCCAAAAACCTTTCCGCGAAATTTGAAAACCGAAACTTACTCTTAAAAAGTTTAATCGGCATAATTGGGCTGATGTCCTTACTTCTCGCTGCCTGTATCTTCTACATTGTCCAGGGTAACGTGCGTGCCAAGACACGATACAGTGTCAAGACCTTCACGCCACAAGGTGAGGTTCCACAATGGGTTGATCTTTCGATTACGTTCTCGGAGGCAATTATTGATAAGTCGCGCGTCGGGACCGAGGTTCCAGCAGAAGCACTTCGGTTTACACCAGCTGTTCAAGGCGCTGCCCGTTGGATCGCGCGCGATAGAGTCGGCTTCTTTTTACATGCCCCTTTAGCCCCTTCCACACAATATACTGTTCAACTCACGCCAGAACTCAACCCATCTGAGACCTTCGTCCTCACCGGACAAAAAGAGTTTAAATTCGCGACCGATCCTTTCGCAGTGCAGCAAGCACGCATGGAATTTACCGCTGATGATGTCCGTGAACACGCAACAGGTTTCGGCACAATAGCATTCAATTATTCCGTAACTATCGTCGATTTAAAGGCGCACCTTTCTATTGCACTCGATGACGAAACAGAAATTCCATATCAGATTGAAACCAACACAGCAACCGCGCGGACGATAAGATTCCAGACAAAACGCATAAAACGCGGCAACGCAGACCGAGAGATAAAGATTAAGATTGAAAAAGGATTTAAATGTACCGGCGGGAAAATTGGTTTAGAAAAAGCGAGTGTTACACCCGTAATACTTCGAGGGCGCGGAACACTTGGTGTAACATACTCTGATGTTTGGGAAAGCGATGGAACTCCCTATATCTCGGTTAGTTTCAGTGCACCGGTGTTCAGTGATACTATTGAGTCTTACATAGAACTTACACCAGCAGTAGCATATCAGGTGACATCCGACTATCGAAATGTGCAGATCCACGGCAATTTCAAACGACGTACTACCTATACACTGAAGATTCGGCGCGGTTTAACAGCACGAAACGATGCTGTTTTAAAACAAGATTACATGACGCGCCTCAAAATTCCAGATATTCGACCCCAACTTCGGTTTCTCGGTGATGGTTTCTTCTTGGCGAGAAAGGGCCACCTGAATTTAGGTCTCGCAACAATTAATGTTAAACGCGTGAAACTCAATATCGAAAAAGTTTTCGCAAACAATCTTATCTATGTATCGAAATTAGAACGCTGGAGTCGTTGGAGCAGAAACTTAGGTAAACCTATTCACACAGAAGAACTCGATATCCCCTCCCAGTTGAACGAAGAGGTAACAACACCTATCTCCTTGGAAGAATACCTCTCAGATGAACATGTCGGTATCTTCAAGGTTGCGGTGCGAAACGCAGAGAGACAGTGGGATAGCGCGCATCAATGGGTGCTCATCACGGATTTGGGGATCAGTGCCAAACGTACTGAAGACAGACTATATGTTTGGGTGAAATCACTCGCTACTGGTTCGCCAGTACCAACAGCGCGCGTCAAACTTATCAGTGATAATAACCAGACGCTACTCGAAGGAACAACCAACTGGGCAGGATATATCGAGTTCACAGACGTTGTGGAGCAGACAAAAGACTTCACACCCTTTATGATCACCGTCGCCAAACGAGATGATCTCGCCTTCATTCAACTCAACCGGCACGAAATAGCGACAGCAGACTTCAATATTGCTGGCTCCACCTACTTGCAAAAAGGTTATGAAGCGTTTCTCTATACAAGCAGAGGTGTCTATCGACCCGGTGAAACTGTCCAACTCGCTGGAATTGTTCGAGGACCAAAACAGAGAACCCCACAACCGCTTCCCACCCGGATTGAAGTAGTTTCTCCAAATGGCAGAATTATGCGAGAGTTAAGACTGCAAACAAATAAAAGCGGTGCCTGCGATGTGCAAATCCCGATTCCTGACTATGCCCTAACCGGTAATTATATCGTCAAGATGCGGATTGCTGACCGGCTCGTTGGAAGAGCCCAATTTCAGGTTGAAAAATTTATGCCCGATCGGATAAAAGTCGCTGTAACAGCGGATAAATCCACCTACAAACTTGGAGAGGAACTTGACATTGAAGCGTCCGCTATGAATCTATTCGGTCCTCCAGCAGTAGGTCGCAAGGTGGAAGCCTCCTGCGAATTGGAAGTGGTTCCGTTTGTAAAGAAAGACACAGTACTCGGCACAAGGGCAACACAATGGAACTCGTTTGCCTTTGGGAATGCCCACTCCAATTTTGAAAAACAGAGAATTGGATTGGGGGAAACTAAAACTGATGCATCGGGTAAAGCGTATTATCAATTTACGATTCCTGAAACGCTGAAAGCCCCTTCTCTACTAAACGGCATTCTGACAGCGACCGTCAGTGAAGCCGGTGGCAGATCCGTCACTGCCTCTCACCGAGTTGTGATCCATCCCTACTCACATTACGTCGGGCTCCGACGAACAACGACGGCGGACGCGAAAATTAACCAACCGCTCCGATTCGACTACATTGCCGTTAACAATACAATGGCAGTTGCCTCCGGAAGAAACCTAAAACTAAGTCTCCACAAAATCCACTGGAATACGATACTGCGTCAGAATAGTGACGGGCGTTATAAGTACGTTTCCGAACCTCAGACAACAGAAGTGGCAACGGTCGCATTAACTTCAGCAGAGACAGTGCAGACGGTGACCTTAACTCCCTCAGACTATGGTGAATATCGCGTTCGTCTCGAGGACCTTGCCTCAACAGCGACTGCAGAACTCGGATTTTACGTCGGCGGATGGGGAAACACCCCAGTTTCTATGGAACATCCCACTCGACTGGAACTAACGCTTAATAAACCTGCTTACCGCCCGGGGCAAACAGCAAAACTATATATTAAGGCACCTTTCCCGGGCACACTCCTGTTGACTGTTGAACGGGAAAAAGTGTTGAGTTACCGGACAATAGTGATGAAAAATAACACCATAACTTTATCAATCCCAGTCCGGTACGCGTATAGACCTAATGTGTATCTCTCTGCAACGCTAATCCGCGCCATACCGACGGAAGGAGCTGTGACTGATAATAAGAAGTCACCTCTTCCCGCGCGTGCCTTTGGGGTGATTCCGCTAAAGATAGATGAAACGCGGAGGCGGCTTGCGATTCAGTTGTCAGTTAACGGCCATCAGCTAACTGATGGTTTGGTTAGACAAGATCCTTCCTTAACTGATAACCGAGAACTGGAAACTGACGACTCTAAAGAAGTGACAGTACTACCGAATAACGAAGTGACAATAGCTTTCCAAGTCCACGGTAGACGTTCTTGGCAAAAATATGATGTTTGTATTGCAGCCGTTGATGAAGGGATCCTGGCACTAACCGATTTCAAAACACCCAACCCACACAACTACTTCTATCGACAACGCGGGCTTAAAACGCGCTCCTATGACCTGTATAGTGGGATCCTCCCCGAAATCGCAAATGTGACCGACAATTCAAGTACAGGGGGAGATACAGCCACAACACGGGCGGCAGAACTGCGAAAACGATTGGGTACAGGCAGTATCCGACGAATAAAGCCGATTTCACTCTGGTCCGGATTCGTGCAGACTGATGGAAACGGCCGCGGTACCGTTCAATTCAAGATTCCACAGTTCAATGGGACACTGAGGTTGATGGCAGTCGCGTTTGCAGGTGGAGCCTACGGTGGTACGGAAGCATATTTGACCGTCCGCGAACCGATTGTCTTAACACCGACCTTTCCACGCTTCCTAGCAGGTGGCGATAAGATCCGTGTACCGGTTACTCTCTTTAACGGCACAGGCGCGGAAGGGGAATTCACGGTCAAATTGCAAGCATCGGGCGATGTGCGACTTCTTTCAGCGAGTGATGCCAACCCGATTGAGATGGCACCTCGAGGGGATTCGGAGAAGGAATCGAGGTTACAAACCCTTCCTACGAACACAGTAGACAAACTTAGCATAGACCAGAGGGTCGACGCAGGCACAGAAGCACACGTGTTTTTCGACATTCTCGTCCAGGATGCAATAGGGGAAGCCAGCTTCAATCTTTCTGCACAGGGTAATACACAAACAACACAATTGGATGTAAAAATCCCACTGCGTTCCGTCGCGCCACCTGTCACAAAAACAGGACAGGGAGTGGTGCGCGCAGGTGAACTTATCGATTTTATTTTTCCATCGAATTTAATACCCGACTCGTCAGAGTTTAGTCTCACATTATCGCCATTCCCAAATATCAGGTTTGCGGACAGTCTCCGCTACCTTATACGTTATCCACACGGTTGTCTGGAACAAACAACAAGCAAAGTTTTTCCACTGCTTTACTTCAGTGATTTGGCGCGAAGCGTCGAACCGATGCTGGCATCGGAAGACTCAGTGGACCATTACATCACATCGGGTATTATAAAAATCGAAAGTATGTTGAAGTCAGATGATCGTTTTGCTTATTGGCCCGGCGGCACTTACGTGAACCCTTGGAGTAGTATCTATGCGTCTCATTTTCTTGTGGAGGCACGAAAGGCCGGCTACGAAGTATCAGACCGGGTTTATGACGCAATGCTGAAAGGTTTAAAAACACAGGCGAAATTCTCACCAAATACGGAAGACGACTTCAGAAACTCGCTTGGGGAAGCACAAAAAATAAGAAGAAAGATTTCATTAGCAACCTATGCCGCCTATGTTTTAGCTGCTGCCGGACATCCTGACCGAGGCACGATGCACTACCTGAAAAATAGAGGCTTAAGCGGACTCAGCGATTATAGTCACTTTCAACTCGCAGGAGCGTTCGGCCTCAGCGGCGAACTGGAAATCGCCCTATCAATGCTACCCGTATCAGTATCACCCAATTTTAATAAGGGTAACGGACACCGCGAGACAGGTGGAACACTCGATTCCCCTATTCGCGCCCAAGCTATCATGTTAGACGTTCTTGCCGAAGTCAACGAAAACCATCCATCAATCCCTATGCTTGTCCAAAATTTAAGTGAGGCAGCATCTGAGGGAAACCGATGGGCAACGACACAAGAAAACGCCTTCGCGTTTTTGGCACTCGGCAAGATTCTGAAGAAACAGATGGATAAAAATTACACTGGTACGTTGATACTCAACGGTCAACATTTCGCCGACTTCGACGCAACGGAGACCCGTTACACCGATAAAGCATGGGATGGGACGCGCGTCCAACTCTCTGTCAAAGGTGATGGAAGTTGCTATTACTATTGGAGCGCGTTTGGCGTCCAACGTGATTCTTTCATTGAAGAATATGAACACGAACTCCAAGTGCGCAGACGCTATTTTAACAAAGACGGTGAAGAACGGACAGGTACCTTCACACACAGGGAGCTGATCATCGCTGAGGTAAACGTCAAAGCCCTTACCGCCAATCTCGAAAACGTTGTCGTCGTCGATATGTTGCCTACAGGATTTGAGATTGAGAATCCGCTATTAGAATCCCGAGAGGGTATTTCATGGTTGAAAGCACAAGATTTTAAACCCGATTATATTGATATTCGCGATGACAGGCTCATCTTCTTCGGCACGTTCCCACGCCAACGCGAACGTAAATTCTATTACGCGCTACGCGCCGTCACACAGGGTGAATTCACCTTACCGCCTATCGTTGCTGAGGCGATGTACGATACAACAAAATCTGCTGTAACGGGTAGCATGCGGATCGCAGTGGTTGCAGAATGA
- the pbpC gene encoding penicillin-binding protein 1C, producing MMNSFQFSVFSFQLRGFRLTRPSCNLNHPREETPKQKHPDTRQQCTSGWLKPTTDNRQPLFRRLIILTLPFLLIATLFILANWCFPLPKARLHPPVSQIVLDRNGEWLRVFLADDGMWRFSSQFYPSTRAFVNVEDELMGEVISHQSQEIFDKPDLSSTDNYRLHQAILTSEDRWFYYHYGINPVSIVTSIYDNLKAGEVVRGGSTITMQLARLMEPKARNIPNKLIEMFRALQLENTYSKSEILRFYFNMLPYGGNIVGTAAASRFYFNKPQHALSPGEAALLAAIPNAPERLRPDRFPENARKAREKVLNRLLARRQISEQQWQEAVQEPIPNKRHPLPFKAPHLSRMLAKHVKSTTDGRIYTTIDAKVQETAVRILSEYLMDAEHKPSLRGSHRTSTGAIIVMDTQNRHVLAMVGSHDFFDREALGQVNGTLAPRSPGSALKPFVYALAMEEGLITPETLLFDVPVTYAGYTPVNYDGKYNGYVTARQALARSLNIPAVNLNARLKSATLHAFLKQAGISTLAPAQKYGLSMVLGGCEVNLLELTTLYAGLANMGEFGPYQLTKSRQLSVNSRQLRDGLVGQAPSLTDNRKLITENYSKRLLRKETSFIITEMLTNSQLPTNTVKNPEAFERTMNLPKIAWKTGTSYGHRDAWCIGYSPTLTIGVWLGNFNGKGTPMLSGTDAASPILFALFTALTGQDTHRWFTKPESLKTRQVCTLSGAPVSSHCPAHKEDVYIPGISSVAVCTIHKRIYVNEATGYSLCSHCRNLSTSDRRKEHDSHFTTETSLNDAQTRIFEEWPADAATWLAENGFAISVLPEHNPLCTGTIAGNAPVILSPAEDTIYYIREGVPLENQKIRLTASASSRTQDLFWFLDGELIFRGNAGEEYWLTPARGKHVLTCVDAEGRSATRPLHISSIR from the coding sequence ATGATGAATAGTTTTCAGTTTTCAGTTTTCAGTTTTCAACTAAGAGGTTTTCGTTTAACAAGACCCTCTTGTAACCTTAACCATCCACGCGAAGAAACACCCAAGCAAAAACACCCCGATACAAGACAGCAATGCACGAGTGGATGGTTAAAACCGACAACTGACAACCGACAACCCCTCTTTCGAAGACTGATAATTCTCACGCTACCTTTCTTGTTGATTGCCACTCTTTTTATACTCGCAAACTGGTGTTTCCCGCTACCCAAAGCACGTCTCCATCCACCTGTATCTCAGATTGTGTTGGATAGAAACGGCGAGTGGCTTCGAGTATTTTTAGCCGACGATGGCATGTGGCGATTTAGTAGTCAGTTTTACCCATCAACTCGCGCCTTTGTAAATGTGGAAGACGAGTTGATGGGTGAAGTTATCAGTCATCAGTCACAAGAAATTTTTGATAAACCAGATCTCTCTTCAACTGATAACTATCGACTCCACCAAGCGATATTAACATCAGAAGACAGGTGGTTTTACTATCACTATGGCATCAATCCTGTGTCAATCGTAACATCCATCTATGACAATTTGAAAGCGGGTGAAGTTGTGCGCGGTGGGTCAACCATCACCATGCAACTCGCTCGACTGATGGAACCCAAAGCGCGTAACATTCCGAACAAACTCATCGAGATGTTCCGCGCACTTCAACTTGAGAACACCTATTCCAAATCAGAGATTTTAAGGTTTTATTTCAACATGCTGCCGTATGGTGGCAATATAGTCGGAACAGCAGCCGCCTCGCGATTTTACTTCAATAAACCCCAGCACGCGCTGAGTCCTGGTGAAGCCGCACTTCTCGCCGCCATTCCAAACGCCCCAGAACGTTTGCGACCTGACAGGTTTCCAGAAAACGCGCGAAAGGCACGCGAAAAAGTCCTGAATCGTCTTCTTGCGCGTCGGCAAATTTCTGAACAGCAGTGGCAAGAGGCAGTTCAAGAACCCATTCCGAACAAACGCCATCCACTTCCATTCAAGGCACCACACCTCTCTCGCATGTTGGCTAAACACGTAAAATCAACAACAGACGGCAGGATATACACGACAATAGACGCGAAAGTTCAGGAAACCGCTGTACGCATCCTTAGCGAATACCTGATGGACGCAGAGCATAAACCCAGCTTGCGTGGATCCCATAGGACCAGCACAGGTGCAATCATCGTCATGGATACCCAAAACCGCCACGTCTTAGCAATGGTAGGTTCCCACGATTTTTTCGATCGGGAAGCATTAGGACAAGTAAATGGGACACTTGCGCCGCGTTCCCCCGGCTCTGCCCTCAAACCTTTTGTCTATGCCCTGGCGATGGAAGAGGGCTTAATCACACCAGAAACATTGCTATTCGATGTCCCTGTTACCTATGCTGGTTATACGCCGGTGAATTATGATGGAAAATATAACGGTTATGTCACTGCCCGTCAAGCATTGGCACGTTCCCTCAATATCCCTGCCGTTAATCTCAATGCCCGTTTGAAAAGCGCCACGCTACACGCCTTTCTTAAACAGGCTGGCATCTCTACACTCGCGCCTGCTCAAAAGTACGGACTTTCTATGGTTCTCGGTGGATGCGAAGTGAATCTGCTCGAATTGACAACACTTTACGCTGGGTTGGCAAATATGGGAGAATTTGGACCTTATCAACTGACCAAGAGCCGTCAGTTATCGGTTAACAGTCGTCAGTTAAGAGACGGGTTGGTTGGACAGGCACCTTCTTTAACTGATAACCGAAAACTGATAACTGAAAACTATTCCAAACGTTTACTGCGAAAAGAGACAAGCTTCATCATAACCGAGATGCTCACAAATTCACAACTGCCTACCAACACCGTTAAAAATCCAGAAGCCTTTGAAAGGACAATGAATCTACCGAAAATTGCGTGGAAGACTGGGACTTCTTATGGGCACCGGGATGCATGGTGCATCGGGTACTCTCCGACACTAACAATTGGTGTATGGCTCGGCAATTTCAATGGAAAAGGGACTCCGATGCTGAGCGGTACAGATGCTGCATCGCCTATTCTATTCGCGCTCTTTACCGCTTTGACAGGACAAGACACACACCGCTGGTTTACGAAACCGGAATCATTGAAAACACGACAAGTATGTACCTTGAGTGGTGCACCGGTTTCATCACACTGTCCCGCCCATAAGGAGGATGTGTATATTCCGGGTATCTCGTCTGTAGCGGTCTGTACAATCCATAAACGCATCTATGTTAACGAAGCGACGGGGTACAGTCTGTGTTCCCATTGTAGGAATCTATCGACATCAGATCGTAGAAAAGAGCATGACTCTCATTTTACAACGGAGACTTCGCTTAATGATGCACAAACACGAATATTTGAGGAGTGGCCCGCCGATGCGGCGACTTGGTTGGCGGAGAATGGTTTCGCGATATCTGTCCTACCGGAACACAACCCTCTGTGCACCGGAACAATTGCGGGGAACGCTCCGGTCATTCTATCTCCAGCAGAAGATACCATCTATTACATTCGGGAAGGGGTCCCGCTGGAAAACCAAAAAATTCGATTGACTGCCTCGGCTTCCAGTCGGACACAGGATCTATTTTGGTTTTTGGATGGTGAGTTAATTTTCCGAGGGAACGCAGGGGAGGAATACTGGCTCACACCTGCCAGAGGAAAACACGTGTTAACGTGTGTAGATGCGGAGGGCCGCTCAGCAACCCGTCCGCTCCATATCTCATCAATTCGGTAG
- a CDS encoding DUF423 domain-containing protein, whose product MQNLFFAFGSGLSLLGVVFGAFGAHALRSKLSPEMLETFEVAVRYQMYHSLGMIAAAWAVSQWQNQLTVVSGWCFFAGILIFSGSLYILSLTGIRWLGAITPIGGLAFIVGWGCLTLAAIRG is encoded by the coding sequence ATGCAAAATCTTTTCTTTGCGTTCGGTTCAGGTTTGAGTTTACTCGGTGTCGTTTTTGGGGCGTTTGGGGCACATGCACTGCGATCAAAGCTCTCACCGGAGATGCTTGAGACGTTTGAAGTAGCAGTTCGGTATCAGATGTATCACAGTCTGGGGATGATTGCTGCGGCGTGGGCGGTATCACAGTGGCAGAACCAACTCACAGTTGTATCGGGATGGTGCTTTTTCGCAGGTATCCTAATTTTTTCGGGCAGTCTCTATATCCTTAGCCTCACCGGTATTCGATGGCTCGGTGCGATTACGCCGATCGGCGGATTGGCATTTATTGTCGGTTGGGGCTGCCTGACGCTCGCAGCGATTCGTGGATAA